The following are encoded in a window of Strix aluco isolate bStrAlu1 chromosome 15, bStrAlu1.hap1, whole genome shotgun sequence genomic DNA:
- the LOC141930462 gene encoding uncharacterized protein LOC141930462 isoform X2 translates to MGSLLTISLMHEIPINDCFSDLAYAAGLQRVEAATLQAGAVRCGSDVGVSQGTRGWNEMEGSWFCTGVQYTNSPVLGAGNNSVQILVYHIWVPGPLELDSVWLIMNEMGHVLELRCLELHKKAKFKSTILTAVSGNEFPASLWKPIVRNFRERKGVVSLFSESLVWWCCGLRKRDSSRNKDTTPCSWQSRECLTIKV, encoded by the exons ACTGTTTCAGTGATTTGGCTTACGCTGCGGGTCTGCAAAGAGTCGAAGCAGCCacactgcaggcaggagctgtaCGTTGCGGCAGCGACGTAGGAGTGAGCCAAGGAACCAG GGGATGGAATGAGATGGAAGGAAGCTGGTTTTGCACAGGTGTGCAGTACACTAACTCACCAGTACTTGGAGCAGGGAACAACAGCGTGCAGATCCTTGTCTACC ACATCTGGGTACCTGGACCCTTGGAACTTGACTCAGTTTGGCTGATAATGAATGAAATGGGCCATGTTCTGGAGCTGAGATGCCTTGAGCTTCACAAGAAAGCCAAATTCAAAAGTACTATTTTAACAGCAGTGTCTGGCAATGAGTTTCCAGCTTCCCTCTGGAAGCCCATAGTGAGAAACTTTAGAGAAAGGAAGGGGGTGGTGAGTCTTTTCTCAGAGAGCCTAGTTTGGTGGTGCTGTGGGCTAAGAAAGCGGGACAGCAGTAGGAACAAAGACACCACACCTTGCTCTTGGCAAAGCAGGGAATGCTTGACCATAAAGGTTTAG
- the LOC141930462 gene encoding uncharacterized protein LOC141930462 isoform X1 — protein MPFSQQQSLLICPTLFSFAYHCCPFFLNSDCFSDLAYAAGLQRVEAATLQAGAVRCGSDVGVSQGTRGWNEMEGSWFCTGVQYTNSPVLGAGNNSVQILVYHIWVPGPLELDSVWLIMNEMGHVLELRCLELHKKAKFKSTILTAVSGNEFPASLWKPIVRNFRERKGVVSLFSESLVWWCCGLRKRDSSRNKDTTPCSWQSRECLTIKV, from the exons ATGCCTTTTTCTCAGCAGCAAAGCTTACTTATCTGCCCCACTCTTTTCTCTTTTGCGTATCATTGTTGCCCTTTTTTTCTTAACTCAGACTGTTTCAGTGATTTGGCTTACGCTGCGGGTCTGCAAAGAGTCGAAGCAGCCacactgcaggcaggagctgtaCGTTGCGGCAGCGACGTAGGAGTGAGCCAAGGAACCAG GGGATGGAATGAGATGGAAGGAAGCTGGTTTTGCACAGGTGTGCAGTACACTAACTCACCAGTACTTGGAGCAGGGAACAACAGCGTGCAGATCCTTGTCTACC ACATCTGGGTACCTGGACCCTTGGAACTTGACTCAGTTTGGCTGATAATGAATGAAATGGGCCATGTTCTGGAGCTGAGATGCCTTGAGCTTCACAAGAAAGCCAAATTCAAAAGTACTATTTTAACAGCAGTGTCTGGCAATGAGTTTCCAGCTTCCCTCTGGAAGCCCATAGTGAGAAACTTTAGAGAAAGGAAGGGGGTGGTGAGTCTTTTCTCAGAGAGCCTAGTTTGGTGGTGCTGTGGGCTAAGAAAGCGGGACAGCAGTAGGAACAAAGACACCACACCTTGCTCTTGGCAAAGCAGGGAATGCTTGACCATAAAGGTTTAG
- the LOC141930462 gene encoding uncharacterized protein LOC141930462 isoform X3, whose product MPFSQQQSLLICPTLFSFAYHCCPFFLNSDCFSDLAYAAGLQRVEAATLQAGAVRCGSDVGVSQGTRGWNEMEGSWFCTGVQYTNSPVLGAGNNSVQILVYQDEMVFASGDLGPGEGKKE is encoded by the exons ATGCCTTTTTCTCAGCAGCAAAGCTTACTTATCTGCCCCACTCTTTTCTCTTTTGCGTATCATTGTTGCCCTTTTTTTCTTAACTCAGACTGTTTCAGTGATTTGGCTTACGCTGCGGGTCTGCAAAGAGTCGAAGCAGCCacactgcaggcaggagctgtaCGTTGCGGCAGCGACGTAGGAGTGAGCCAAGGAACCAG GGGATGGAATGAGATGGAAGGAAGCTGGTTTTGCACAGGTGTGCAGTACACTAACTCACCAGTACTTGGAGCAGGGAACAACAGCGTGCAGATCCTTGTCTACC AAGATGAAATGGTGTTCGCTTCTGGAGACCTGGGCCCAGGGGAAGGCAAAAAGGAGTGA